From a single Thermoleophilia bacterium genomic region:
- the pilM gene encoding type IV pilus assembly protein PilM → MAKSGPRVGIDIEQLSIAGAQIGGSRQGRSLTNAAVRALPPGLMFEGEVVDVDGLAAELKSFWKASGFGGKRFHLGLANQKLVVRTLDLPPMDEKELHVAIEFQAQEAIPIPLADAILDYQVVGKGVNSDGLETQKVLIVAAQKDMVKPFIEAAKKAGLAVDGIDLQAFALMRAMAPPATFLDEGVQPGSEATALVNIGTATTNLVVAMSDSPSFTRVVNVGCESSVDTLAQNRGINRDEADALRLTVGLSGPDVPYADLDPTTIGEIRQTLDAACEPLADEIRRSIDYYHSQGDQRRIGLVLLGGEGALTRNMCDFLARALRIPVALGNPMQHVAENKSKIPQAELEAISPRLAIALGLALDTEE, encoded by the coding sequence ATGGCGAAGAGCGGACCGCGCGTCGGTATCGACATCGAGCAGTTGTCAATTGCCGGCGCACAAATAGGCGGCTCGCGGCAAGGGCGCTCGTTGACGAACGCCGCGGTGCGCGCTTTACCCCCAGGCCTAATGTTCGAAGGAGAGGTCGTCGATGTCGATGGCCTCGCTGCCGAGCTCAAGTCCTTCTGGAAGGCCAGCGGCTTCGGTGGCAAACGATTCCACCTCGGTCTCGCCAACCAGAAGCTCGTTGTCCGTACACTGGATCTGCCTCCCATGGACGAGAAGGAGCTTCACGTCGCGATCGAGTTTCAGGCGCAGGAGGCGATTCCGATTCCGCTCGCCGACGCCATTCTCGACTATCAAGTCGTCGGAAAGGGCGTGAATAGCGACGGGCTCGAAACACAGAAGGTGCTTATCGTCGCCGCCCAGAAGGACATGGTCAAACCCTTCATCGAAGCCGCCAAGAAGGCCGGCCTGGCCGTAGACGGTATCGATCTCCAGGCATTCGCCCTGATGCGCGCAATGGCTCCGCCGGCCACATTCCTCGATGAGGGAGTCCAACCTGGAAGCGAAGCCACGGCGCTCGTCAACATCGGCACAGCGACGACCAACCTTGTCGTCGCCATGAGCGACTCGCCGAGTTTCACGCGGGTCGTCAACGTTGGTTGTGAGTCATCGGTTGACACACTGGCTCAGAATCGAGGCATCAATCGTGACGAGGCCGACGCCTTGCGACTCACGGTGGGTCTCTCGGGTCCGGACGTGCCCTACGCCGATCTCGACCCAACTACGATCGGGGAGATCCGCCAGACGCTCGATGCTGCGTGCGAGCCTCTTGCCGACGAGATCCGTCGCTCGATCGACTACTACCATTCACAGGGCGACCAGCGACGGATCGGGCTCGTCCTCCTTGGGGGCGAGGGAGCCCTCACCCGCAACATGTGCGATTTCCTCGCCCGCGCTTTGCGCATCCCTGTCGCCCTCGGCAACCCCATGCAGCATGTCGCCGAGAACAAGTCGAAGATACCTCAAGCTGAGCTTGAGGCTATCTCTCCTCGCTTGGCAATCGCTCTCGGTCTCGCCCTGGACACGGAGGAGTAG
- a CDS encoding PilN domain-containing protein, translating into MKRINLLPPEQRVKSSRERGLLYAVLALMVLVLALGLIYLQQSSVASSKQNEVTQLEAEKAGLQRTIASLRPYSEIHNLRSSMTTTALSIYDARVPWSSILEEVSLVIPDNVRLTSLTGVVPENMRPGAGKDALAKKGATVDLTLVGATYSHKDVAEFMTRLGLIPRLTDIQLVTSTEGTTATDTSTTTTVTFTITASLRSYITTPPTTKAVATGAQQ; encoded by the coding sequence ATGAAACGGATCAACCTTCTTCCTCCTGAACAACGCGTCAAGTCATCGCGGGAACGTGGGCTGCTTTACGCCGTGCTCGCGCTGATGGTCCTCGTTCTGGCGTTGGGCCTGATCTACCTGCAGCAGAGCAGCGTCGCGAGCAGCAAGCAGAATGAGGTCACTCAACTTGAGGCCGAGAAGGCCGGCCTGCAGCGCACGATCGCCTCGCTGCGCCCATACTCCGAGATCCACAACCTTCGTAGTTCCATGACAACGACTGCCCTGAGCATCTACGACGCACGCGTTCCGTGGTCGAGCATTCTCGAGGAAGTGAGCCTGGTGATACCAGACAACGTCCGGTTGACGAGTCTCACCGGCGTCGTGCCGGAGAACATGCGGCCGGGCGCCGGCAAGGACGCGCTCGCCAAGAAGGGGGCGACCGTGGACCTCACCCTCGTGGGAGCTACGTATAGCCACAAGGACGTCGCCGAGTTCATGACCCGTCTTGGACTCATCCCACGACTCACGGATATCCAGCTCGTCACTTCCACAGAAGGCACTACGGCAACCGACACAAGCACCACAACCACGGTCACCTTTACGATCACCGCATCATTGCGCTCGTACATCACAACACCGCCGACGACGAAGGCAGTGGCGACTGGAGCCCAACAATGA
- the pilO gene encoding type 4a pilus biogenesis protein PilO: MKRPNIKMRGKGIYIVTAVVALLICLAWFFFLLSPTREDIAQRDEEIGLLDTDINAANQQIARLQSYKKTAPQSRSEIVRLGKMLPESEGIPSLIVELTKTASTSGVTISAITRGDTSLGTPFGIQTVSLVVAGRFFDVEDFLHRTEAYVDMHNENFRVTGRLLQVTNLTLVTGAASTSSSSTASPMLTVNIDINAYLWGGTSTTTASSTSTSGGGS, translated from the coding sequence ATGAAGCGCCCAAACATCAAGATGCGCGGTAAGGGCATCTACATCGTCACGGCTGTTGTCGCCCTCCTCATCTGTCTCGCGTGGTTCTTCTTCCTGCTGAGTCCCACTCGCGAGGACATAGCCCAACGCGATGAGGAGATCGGATTGCTGGACACCGACATCAACGCAGCGAACCAGCAGATCGCGCGCCTCCAGTCGTACAAGAAGACGGCTCCGCAATCGCGCTCCGAGATCGTCCGGCTCGGGAAGATGTTGCCCGAGAGCGAAGGCATTCCTTCGCTCATCGTCGAACTGACCAAGACGGCGTCGACCTCCGGAGTAACCATCTCTGCCATTACTCGCGGCGACACTTCCCTCGGGACCCCGTTCGGCATCCAGACCGTGAGCCTGGTTGTCGCCGGCCGCTTCTTCGACGTTGAGGACTTCCTGCATCGCACTGAGGCCTACGTCGACATGCACAACGAGAACTTCCGCGTAACAGGCCGCCTGCTCCAAGTCACGAATCTCACGCTGGTCACAGGTGCCGCTTCGACGTCAAGTTCCTCGACTGCGTCGCCCATGTTGACAGTGAACATCGATATCAACGCATACCTCTGGGGAGGAACGTCGACGACAACCGCCTCCTCCACCTCGACCTCGGGAGGTGGCTCATGA
- the aroC gene encoding chorismate synthase yields MTRLRYLTAGESHGLQLTAILEGCPAGVAVAAEHIDTDLQRRQHGYGRGGRMAIERDRAQVLGGVRYGRTTGAPIALAIANRDAGNWGTTLAVEPPPSDDERAAPVRVPRPGHADLGGALLYDLDDVRDVIERASARETAARVACGAVAKRILAHVGCQVVSHVVAIGGIHSAVPFNINDRTTVEADPVRCADAEASARMCAAIDAAAAAGDTLGGIVEILAIGYPPGVGSYAHGDRRLQSALAAAVLTIPAIKGVEFGLGFAVADRPGSAVHDPLGYADDSYSRGGNNAGGIEGGISTGEPIVLRAAMKPIATLRSPLPSVELGTHRFVESRFERSDVCAVPAAGVVAEAVVALALADALLERFGGATGDDLTDAVAAFRRRCAAR; encoded by the coding sequence ATGACCAGACTGCGCTATCTCACGGCCGGAGAGTCCCACGGCCTTCAGCTGACGGCGATTCTCGAGGGGTGCCCCGCGGGGGTCGCGGTCGCCGCGGAGCACATCGACACCGACCTCCAGCGTCGTCAGCACGGCTACGGACGCGGAGGTCGCATGGCGATCGAACGCGACCGGGCTCAAGTCCTCGGCGGCGTGCGTTACGGACGCACTACCGGCGCACCCATCGCCCTCGCGATCGCGAACCGCGACGCCGGCAATTGGGGCACTACGCTCGCCGTCGAGCCACCGCCCAGCGACGACGAACGTGCGGCACCCGTGCGCGTGCCCCGCCCCGGACACGCCGACCTCGGCGGGGCGCTGCTCTACGATCTTGACGACGTTCGCGACGTGATCGAAAGGGCGAGCGCCCGTGAAACGGCCGCACGCGTTGCCTGTGGCGCCGTCGCCAAGCGGATTCTCGCCCACGTGGGCTGTCAAGTCGTCAGCCATGTCGTCGCGATCGGCGGTATTCACAGCGCCGTCCCGTTCAACATCAACGACCGCACGACCGTTGAGGCGGACCCTGTCCGCTGTGCGGACGCCGAGGCGAGCGCGCGCATGTGCGCCGCGATCGATGCCGCGGCAGCGGCGGGCGACACCCTCGGCGGCATCGTCGAGATCCTCGCCATCGGCTACCCGCCCGGCGTCGGCAGCTACGCCCACGGCGACCGCCGCTTGCAGTCCGCCTTGGCCGCGGCGGTGCTCACTATCCCTGCCATCAAGGGAGTTGAGTTCGGTCTCGGGTTCGCGGTCGCCGACCGCCCGGGCAGCGCTGTGCACGATCCGCTCGGATATGCAGACGACAGCTACTCGCGCGGCGGTAACAACGCCGGGGGCATCGAAGGCGGAATCTCCACCGGCGAGCCAATCGTCCTGCGCGCGGCGATGAAGCCCATCGCCACCCTGCGTTCACCACTGCCCAGTGTCGAGCTCGGCACCCACCGCTTCGTCGAGTCGCGCTTCGAGCGCTCGGACGTCTGCGCCGTGCCGGCGGCCGGCGTCGTCGCCGAGGCGGTTGTGGCACTCGCCCTCGCCGATGCCCTCCTCGAACGCTTCGGAGGTGCGACCGGCGACGACCTCACGGACGCCGTGGCCGCCTTCCGCCGGCGGTGTGCTGCCCGATGA
- a CDS encoding shikimate kinase, with product MSGDSHPVAVHEGAASETAAVVLIGFMGAGKSAVGRWLAGALQLPFIDTDQVIEQEHGPIARIFLEQGEQAFRRLESSTVCVTLAATEQSSAVIALGGGAVLSGDVRASLQRLPFVIWLTASPETHWRRVCDDGANERPLAADKAGFVRLLDERAALYNSVATHCVHNDDDRSASEVAGEIVALTLGPARGKHTS from the coding sequence ATGAGCGGCGATTCACATCCCGTGGCCGTGCATGAGGGCGCCGCCTCCGAAACAGCGGCCGTCGTTCTCATCGGCTTCATGGGCGCCGGTAAGAGCGCGGTGGGGCGATGGTTGGCCGGCGCCCTGCAGTTGCCGTTCATCGACACCGACCAGGTCATCGAGCAAGAGCACGGTCCCATCGCCCGTATCTTCCTCGAGCAGGGCGAACAGGCGTTTCGCCGGCTCGAATCCAGTACGGTGTGCGTCACGCTGGCAGCCACCGAACAGTCGTCGGCGGTCATCGCTCTCGGCGGCGGCGCCGTCTTGAGCGGCGATGTCCGCGCTTCGCTGCAGCGCCTTCCGTTCGTGATCTGGCTGACCGCCTCTCCCGAGACACACTGGCGCCGGGTCTGCGACGACGGCGCCAACGAGCGGCCCCTCGCTGCCGATAAGGCGGGCTTCGTGCGCCTCCTCGACGAGCGAGCGGCTCTCTACAACTCCGTCGCCACGCACTGCGTGCACAACGACGACGATCGCTCGGCGTCCGAGGTGGCGGGCGAGATCGTCGCGCTCACCCTCGGTCCGGCGCGAGGAAAGCACACCTCGTGA
- the aroB gene encoding 3-dehydroquinate synthase, with protein sequence MTETPTLANLRLAAPIPSRAYEVVVGSNELARLGTHVHAVSPGGRVVVCCDENVAPLYLETARESLRDAGFDVSHVVVPAGETQKNLARAEELYGVLYDRGLRRSDTLVALGGGVIGDLIGFVAATFQRGLRLVQVPTTLLAQVDAGIGGKVGVDFRAGKNYVGCFYQPSLVVVDVATLTTLPLRELRSGAAEVAKYGFMEGGELMSECEHLASAPLSADRVARTLVAACIRRKIEVVAEDEREERGGRAVLNLGHTIGHAIEAATGFARYSHGEAVGLGLRAALRLSTACCGLAADEATRGQALLDGLGLPERATGTTPDAVCALTRRDKKAAKDGVGYVLLEALGVPRLGVIVPPELEREAVEWLFQR encoded by the coding sequence GTGACGGAAACGCCGACCCTCGCCAATCTCCGTCTCGCCGCCCCCATACCTTCGCGCGCGTACGAGGTGGTCGTAGGATCGAACGAGCTCGCCAGACTCGGCACCCATGTGCACGCTGTCTCACCCGGTGGCCGCGTGGTCGTCTGCTGCGACGAGAACGTCGCTCCCCTGTATCTCGAGACTGCTCGCGAGAGCCTGAGAGACGCCGGCTTCGACGTATCGCACGTGGTCGTTCCAGCTGGAGAGACGCAAAAGAACCTTGCCCGTGCTGAAGAGCTCTACGGCGTCCTGTACGACCGAGGCCTGCGCCGCTCAGACACGCTGGTGGCCCTGGGTGGCGGTGTGATTGGCGATCTCATCGGATTCGTCGCCGCCACCTTCCAGCGCGGCCTTCGCCTCGTTCAGGTTCCCACGACGCTGCTGGCGCAGGTGGATGCCGGCATCGGCGGCAAGGTCGGCGTCGATTTCCGCGCCGGCAAGAACTACGTCGGCTGCTTCTACCAGCCCAGCCTCGTGGTCGTCGATGTGGCCACACTCACGACGCTGCCGCTGCGGGAGTTGCGCAGCGGCGCCGCGGAAGTAGCGAAGTACGGATTCATGGAGGGCGGGGAGCTCATGTCCGAGTGCGAGCACTTGGCGAGCGCGCCACTCAGCGCGGATCGCGTCGCGCGAACGCTGGTTGCGGCGTGCATTCGTCGCAAGATCGAGGTGGTCGCCGAGGATGAGCGCGAGGAGCGGGGAGGACGAGCGGTCCTCAATCTCGGTCACACCATCGGGCACGCCATCGAGGCGGCAACAGGGTTCGCACGCTACTCACACGGCGAAGCGGTGGGGTTGGGGCTCCGAGCCGCGCTGCGCCTCTCCACGGCCTGCTGCGGACTGGCCGCCGACGAAGCGACACGCGGCCAGGCTCTCTTAGACGGCCTCGGGCTTCCCGAGCGCGCAACCGGCACGACACCAGACGCGGTCTGCGCGCTGACGCGGCGCGACAAGAAGGCCGCCAAGGATGGGGTCGGCTACGTCCTGCTTGAAGCACTCGGCGTGCCGCGCCTCGGCGTGATCGTACCCCCGGAGCTTGAGCGCGAGGCAGTCGAGTGGCTCTTCCAACGCTGA